Proteins from a genomic interval of Arvicola amphibius chromosome 14, mArvAmp1.2, whole genome shotgun sequence:
- the Lamtor5 gene encoding ragulator complex protein LAMTOR5 has product MESNLRARDRRPNASHGVGRATAPMSYRKERRRSSALNLVPLETPSGRPPRSNHVTEAFGEAGSVLLRGLGPGRIAGGMEATLEQHLEDTMKNPSIVGVLCTDSQGLNLGCRGTLSDEHAGVISVLAQQASKLTSDPTDIPVVCLESDNGNIMIQKHDGITVAVHKMAS; this is encoded by the exons ATGGAGAGTAATCTGAGAGCCCGGGACAGGAGACCGAACGCCAGCCACGGCGTGGGTCGTGCCACAGCACCTATGTCTTACCGTAAAGAACGCAGACGCAGCTCCGCGCTGAATTTAGTCCCTCTGGAGACGCCGTCCGGGCGCCCGCCTCGTTCAAATCACGTGACCGAGGCTTTCGGTGAAGCAGGAAGTGTTTTGCTGCGGGGTCTAGGACCGGGGCGGATAGCGGGAGGGATGGAGGCGACTTTGGAACAGCATTTGGAGGACAC AATGAAGAATCCGTCCATTGTTGGAGTCCTGTGCACAGACTCACAAGGACTTAATCTGGGCT GTCGTGGTACCCTGTCAGATGAGCATGCCGGAGTGATATCTGTTCTAGCCCAGCAAGCATCCAAGCTGACCTCTGATCCCACTGATATTCCTGTGGTCTGTTTAGAATCGGATAATGG gAACATTATGATCCAGAAGCACGATGGCATCACAGTAGCAGTGCACAAAATGGCCTCGTGA